One Acidobacteriota bacterium genomic region harbors:
- a CDS encoding Tat pathway signal protein, whose protein sequence is MALTLLILVLASCQTSPPAGDLEASGTDDQVRRRAVSRPDATAITPFVNDLQKRSFGYFWDLTNEENGLTPDRWPRESFSSIAAVGFALPVYAVGVERGWISREQARERVLTTLEFFMNARMGPEARGNTGYQGFYYHFLDMDTGERFADTELSSIDTTLLLAGVLFSQSYFDQNHPDEARIRQLAEDLYLRADWTYFLTRPPLVSMAWRPERGFGRADWRGLNEAAVLYFLALGSPTHPVDPEAWDAWASTYQWRDFYGYEHFNFAPLFGHQYSHIFVDFRGIQDEYLREKGIDLFENSRRAVLSQREYAIDNPVGWRGYDSEIWGLTACDGPGDGQMVVNGETRQFWSYHARGAAATEIRDDGTIAPTAAAASIPFAPEVVIPAIEAMNRRYGRILYQKYGFLDSFNPTITSNPSFELKHGRIDPELGWVDGDYLGIDQGPIVLMIENYRTGLVWEVMKKNPHLVRGLKRAGFSGGWLDETE, encoded by the coding sequence ATGGCACTGACGCTTCTGATCCTGGTTCTGGCGAGCTGCCAGACGAGCCCGCCTGCGGGCGATCTCGAAGCATCGGGAACAGACGATCAAGTCCGGAGGCGCGCGGTCAGCCGGCCGGACGCCACGGCCATCACCCCGTTCGTCAACGATCTCCAGAAGCGGTCATTCGGCTACTTTTGGGATCTGACCAACGAAGAGAACGGCCTCACGCCCGATCGCTGGCCCCGGGAAAGCTTTTCGAGCATCGCAGCAGTGGGATTCGCGCTGCCGGTCTATGCGGTAGGAGTCGAGCGGGGATGGATCAGCCGCGAGCAGGCGCGCGAGCGGGTCCTCACGACACTCGAGTTCTTCATGAATGCGCGGATGGGCCCGGAGGCGAGGGGCAACACCGGCTATCAGGGTTTCTACTACCACTTTCTCGACATGGATACCGGGGAGCGATTCGCGGACACCGAGCTCTCGAGCATCGATACGACGCTTTTGCTCGCCGGCGTCCTCTTCTCGCAGAGCTACTTCGACCAGAATCATCCGGACGAAGCCCGGATCCGCCAGCTGGCCGAGGATCTCTATCTCCGGGCGGACTGGACGTACTTCCTGACGCGGCCTCCGCTCGTGTCGATGGCGTGGCGGCCGGAGCGAGGGTTTGGCCGGGCGGACTGGCGCGGATTGAACGAGGCGGCTGTCCTCTATTTTCTCGCGCTCGGATCGCCGACCCATCCGGTCGATCCCGAGGCGTGGGACGCGTGGGCGAGCACGTACCAGTGGCGCGACTTCTACGGATACGAGCATTTCAATTTCGCTCCGCTCTTCGGCCACCAGTACTCGCACATCTTCGTCGATTTTCGCGGAATCCAGGACGAGTATCTGCGCGAAAAGGGGATCGATCTGTTCGAGAACTCCCGCCGCGCGGTCCTCTCGCAGCGCGAGTATGCGATCGACAATCCGGTGGGGTGGCGCGGATACGACTCCGAGATCTGGGGGCTGACCGCGTGTGATGGCCCGGGTGACGGGCAGATGGTCGTCAACGGCGAGACGCGTCAGTTCTGGTCCTATCACGCGCGAGGGGCGGCGGCGACCGAGATTCGCGACGACGGAACGATCGCTCCGACCGCGGCCGCGGCGTCGATCCCATTCGCGCCGGAGGTCGTCATACCCGCCATCGAGGCGATGAACCGTCGTTACGGACGAATTCTGTACCAGAAGTATGGCTTCCTCGATTCGTTCAATCCGACGATCACCAGCAATCCGTCGTTCGAGCTGAAGCATGGAAGGATCGATCCGGAGCTCGGGTGGGTCGACGGTGACTATCTCGGGATCGACCAGGGTCCGATCGTTCTGATGATCGAGAATTACCGAACGGGACTCGTCTGGGAGGTCATGAAGAAGAACCCGCACCTCGTTCGTGGACTGAAGCGGGCGGGCTTCTCGGGCGGATGGCTCGACGAGACCGAATGA
- a CDS encoding sugar ABC transporter substrate-binding protein, which yields MRIVPRLGAALVLFGGLLAGIASCSFRSGADVTVIEFWGLGREGEVVAELVPEFERLNPGIRVEVQQIPWTAAHEKLLTAHVGESLPDLAQMGNTWIPEFHLVGALENLSSRMDASDIVVQSDYFQGIWDTNLIGNDPFGIPWYVDTRVLFYRKDILQEAGFDHPPRTWSEWMRMCERLKANSDRESFYPLLLPTNEWPQPVVLALQTEAPFVSEDANAQFHDPRFLEAFDFYLEFFRRGHAPVISGSQIANLYQQFGEGEFAMFITGPWNVGELRRRLPEHLQSSWTTAPMPAPDGEPYPGASLAGGSSLVLFRGSENPDAAWKFIEFLSEPAQQARFYKLTGDLPARKSAWDVPVLAEDQEIQAFRTQLENTVALPRIPEWERIATMIFEEGELAARGRFTTEQAADRLDSRVDEVLVKRRWVMTQ from the coding sequence ATGCGGATCGTTCCGCGACTCGGGGCGGCGCTCGTGCTTTTCGGCGGGCTCCTCGCGGGGATCGCATCGTGCTCGTTCAGGAGCGGTGCGGACGTCACGGTGATCGAGTTCTGGGGGCTCGGCCGTGAAGGAGAAGTCGTCGCCGAGCTCGTGCCGGAGTTCGAGCGGCTGAACCCCGGCATTCGCGTCGAAGTCCAGCAGATCCCGTGGACCGCGGCGCACGAGAAACTTCTCACCGCCCACGTCGGAGAGTCGCTTCCCGACCTCGCCCAGATGGGCAACACCTGGATTCCCGAGTTCCATCTGGTCGGAGCTCTCGAGAATCTCTCCTCCCGCATGGATGCCTCGGACATCGTCGTCCAATCCGATTATTTTCAGGGAATCTGGGACACGAATCTGATCGGGAACGATCCGTTCGGCATCCCGTGGTACGTCGACACGCGCGTTCTCTTCTACCGAAAGGACATTCTGCAGGAAGCGGGATTCGATCATCCCCCGCGGACGTGGAGCGAGTGGATGCGAATGTGCGAGCGGCTGAAAGCGAACAGCGATCGCGAGAGCTTTTATCCGCTGCTCCTTCCGACCAACGAGTGGCCGCAGCCGGTCGTCCTGGCGCTCCAGACCGAAGCCCCGTTCGTCAGCGAAGACGCGAACGCGCAGTTTCATGATCCTCGCTTCCTCGAGGCCTTCGATTTTTACCTCGAGTTCTTCCGACGGGGACACGCCCCGGTGATCAGCGGCAGCCAGATCGCGAATCTCTACCAGCAGTTCGGCGAAGGAGAGTTCGCGATGTTCATCACGGGCCCGTGGAACGTCGGCGAGCTGCGGCGCCGTCTTCCGGAGCACCTCCAGTCGAGCTGGACGACGGCGCCGATGCCCGCCCCCGACGGCGAGCCGTACCCCGGCGCGTCTCTGGCCGGGGGGTCGAGTCTCGTATTGTTCCGGGGCTCGGAGAACCCCGACGCGGCGTGGAAATTCATCGAGTTTCTCTCCGAACCGGCGCAGCAGGCGCGCTTCTACAAGCTCACCGGAGATCTTCCCGCGCGAAAGTCCGCGTGGGATGTTCCGGTCCTCGCGGAAGATCAGGAGATTCAGGCGTTCCGGACTCAGCTCGAGAACACCGTGGCGCTTCCGCGGATCCCGGAATGGGAACGGATCGCCACGATGATCTTCGAGGAGGGGGAGCTTGCCGCTCGGGGCCGGTTCACGACCGAGCAGGCGGCCGACCGGCTCGATTCGAGAGTCGACGAGGTCCTCGTGAAGCGCCGCTGGGTGATGACGCAATGA
- a CDS encoding sugar ABC transporter permease encodes MWKPSGSEARAGVLFVLPALTLIGVFFFLPVAAGLLLSLTDFDIYSLGNAEHTRFVGGGNYLELVRSQIFWKALWNTLYFSLVAGPLTILLALGTALLLNAKLGRFRTFFRTVYFAPVVTTLVAVAVVWRYLYHPRVGLINRFLGLFGIEQIDWLGDPAWAMPAIILLAIWKNFGYGAIIFLAGLQNAPEDLYEAARIDGAGPLRQFWHVTLPALAPTFVFVALITAIGYVQIFAEPYVMTPEGGPLNSTLTIVLLMYREGFRWWNMGFAAAIAFILFVLVVSGAVAMAFARRRLAK; translated from the coding sequence ATGTGGAAACCGAGCGGCTCCGAGGCGCGAGCGGGCGTGCTGTTCGTGCTGCCGGCGCTGACGCTGATCGGGGTCTTCTTCTTTCTCCCTGTTGCCGCGGGTCTGCTGCTCAGTCTGACCGATTTCGACATTTACTCCCTCGGCAATGCAGAACACACCAGGTTCGTCGGTGGGGGAAACTATCTCGAGCTGGTCCGCAGTCAGATTTTCTGGAAGGCGCTGTGGAACACGCTCTACTTCTCGCTCGTGGCGGGACCGCTGACGATTCTCCTCGCGCTCGGTACGGCGCTGCTCCTCAACGCGAAGCTGGGACGGTTCAGGACCTTCTTCAGGACGGTTTACTTCGCGCCGGTCGTGACCACGCTGGTCGCGGTCGCCGTGGTCTGGCGCTACCTCTACCACCCGCGCGTCGGACTGATCAATCGCTTCCTCGGGCTTTTCGGAATCGAGCAGATCGACTGGCTGGGCGATCCGGCGTGGGCAATGCCGGCGATCATTCTGCTGGCCATCTGGAAGAACTTCGGTTACGGAGCAATCATCTTTCTCGCCGGATTGCAGAATGCCCCGGAGGATCTCTACGAAGCGGCGCGGATCGACGGAGCAGGACCGCTGCGGCAGTTCTGGCACGTGACGCTGCCGGCGCTCGCCCCGACATTCGTCTTCGTCGCGCTGATCACGGCGATCGGCTACGTGCAGATTTTCGCGGAGCCGTACGTGATGACCCCCGAGGGTGGGCCGCTCAACAGCACGTTGACGATCGTGCTGCTTATGTATCGGGAAGGGTTCCGCTGGTGGAACATGGGCTTCGCCGCGGCGATCGCCTTCATTCTGTTCGTTCTGGTCGTGAGCGGCGCGGTGGCGATGGCGTTTGCGAGACGGAGACTGGCGAAATGA
- a CDS encoding carbohydrate ABC transporter permease, producing the protein MTKARRLASSVAINGMLILGGFLTVIPLLWMVSASLMPAGEATAFPPRLLPSRVTFEHYYDLFARLDLGKALFSSAVISIVSTLCSLLFSSMAGYAFAKLRWGGRDRVFAFLVAALAIPAQVTMLPLFLMLKSMGLVNTYVGAMIPFLATIFGIFLVRQFMLSVPDDLIAAARMDGANEWQIYWSIILPLARPVLATLAIFTFMSAWNDFMWPLIILTDDDRYTLPVAVANLLGEHVQDLELMMASSVLTIIPVLAVFVILQKQYIAGLMAGSVKG; encoded by the coding sequence ATGACGAAAGCACGCCGCCTCGCTTCATCCGTTGCCATCAATGGAATGCTGATTCTCGGCGGATTTCTCACGGTAATTCCCCTCCTCTGGATGGTGTCGGCTTCCCTGATGCCGGCGGGTGAAGCGACGGCGTTTCCGCCGCGGCTGCTTCCGAGCCGTGTGACGTTCGAGCACTATTACGATCTCTTCGCGCGACTCGATCTCGGGAAGGCGCTGTTCAGCAGCGCGGTGATCTCGATCGTCTCGACGCTCTGCTCGCTTCTGTTCAGCTCGATGGCGGGCTACGCCTTTGCGAAGCTGCGATGGGGCGGGAGGGACAGAGTGTTCGCCTTTCTCGTCGCCGCGCTCGCGATTCCGGCGCAGGTCACCATGCTCCCCCTCTTTCTGATGCTGAAGTCGATGGGGCTGGTCAACACGTACGTCGGTGCGATGATCCCGTTTCTGGCGACGATCTTCGGGATCTTTCTCGTTAGACAGTTCATGCTGTCGGTCCCGGACGATCTGATTGCGGCGGCGAGGATGGACGGAGCCAACGAGTGGCAGATCTACTGGTCGATCATTCTGCCGCTCGCGCGACCGGTGCTCGCGACGCTCGCCATCTTCACCTTCATGTCGGCATGGAACGACTTCATGTGGCCGCTGATCATCCTCACCGATGATGACCGCTACACGCTTCCCGTCGCGGTGGCGAATCTTCTCGGCGAGCATGTGCAGGATCTCGAGCTGATGATGGCGTCGTCGGTGCTGACGATCATTCCGGTCCTGGCAGTATTCGTCATTCTGCAGAAGCAGTACATCGCCGGACTCATGGCGGGGAGCGTGAAGGGATGA
- a CDS encoding discoidin domain-containing protein, protein MRPAIGASFLLAIPFFAFGTNAVVQPRTLDDFSSVERWEADPSPGVEMEISRGEGRTGAALRVDFDFGGGGGYAISRLPVDIDLPENYELSFLIRGETPVNTLEVKFLDESRENVWWSVKRRYRFPTDWTRLRYKKRHLDFAWGPQGGGEIKKLSAIEIVVVAAEGGKGTIWVDDLTFTPLEPERPYDLTPSLSASSTLSPNAPVYALDGSEATAWRSGRGGEQHIEIDFLRRREIGGLIIDWAEGSFASDYDVVLSVDDSSRDTVWRTRGGDGGRDWIVLPEAEASYVRLVFLRGPGAGYGIREIDVLEPQASETKSAMWERIAAESPAGSFPKYLSGRQSYWTVIGAAGDRGEALINEEGTIDIDPIRFSLDPFLRVKGDNEALLTWTDAKTITQSLAGGDLPIPTVVRDHGDLELSITAFARGEAGHSVLWVRYRVANSSRTQKDVTLHLAIRPLQVNPSWQFLAMPGGTTDIVSLQRKGARIVVNDTTSVIAVTRLDSFGAMRFSEGEIVDRLHSNAIPETPAVEDPLASASGVMSWSFAIPPGSARDAVVAVPFHERPAGFDGGLSMASAAAAAERELEVARADWENRLGRVGIHLPEVASHVGRAIRSNLAYILINRDGPSIQPGSRSYDRSWIRDGSLTSAALLRLAHPEEVKDFIEWYALHQRDDGYVPCCVGERGADPVPENDSHGQFIYLIREYYDFTGDRALLERMWPHVLGAVEYMDELRHQRMTDEYREEEKRAFFGLMPESISHEGYSAKPMHSFWDDFFALKGFEDAARIAAALGEEEKREEIAAIRDEFRRDLHASIDRTMAMHGIDYIPGSVELGDFDATSTTIAINPGDELRRLPEDALEYTFDRYWREIVARRDGEVEWEAYTPYEWRTVGTFIRTGQPERAKALIDWFFTHSRPPAWNHWAEVVFRDETTPKFIGDMPHTWVGSDFIRSILDMFAWERDDALVIGAALPLDWVTSENGVAIDMLRTRYGPLSWTLKREGAEIVAEIGEGVEMPAGGIVVVSPIDRSETIVREVPARVSLGRLNEGVRR, encoded by the coding sequence ATGAGACCGGCGATCGGCGCTTCCTTCCTCCTGGCGATCCCCTTCTTCGCTTTCGGCACGAACGCGGTTGTCCAGCCACGCACGCTGGACGATTTCTCCTCGGTGGAACGATGGGAAGCCGATCCCTCTCCGGGAGTTGAGATGGAAATCTCGAGGGGAGAGGGCCGGACCGGGGCGGCGCTGAGGGTCGATTTCGATTTCGGCGGCGGTGGTGGTTATGCGATCTCGCGGCTGCCGGTCGATATCGATCTGCCGGAAAATTACGAGCTGTCGTTTCTCATACGAGGCGAGACTCCCGTCAATACGCTCGAGGTCAAGTTTCTCGACGAGTCCCGCGAGAACGTCTGGTGGAGCGTCAAACGTCGCTATCGATTCCCGACCGACTGGACGCGTCTCCGCTACAAAAAGCGGCATCTCGACTTTGCGTGGGGGCCGCAGGGTGGCGGAGAAATCAAGAAGCTTTCCGCAATCGAGATCGTCGTGGTTGCCGCGGAGGGAGGAAAGGGAACGATCTGGGTCGACGACCTGACGTTCACTCCGCTCGAGCCGGAAAGACCGTACGATCTGACCCCGTCGCTGAGCGCCTCGTCCACGCTTTCGCCCAACGCTCCAGTTTACGCGCTCGACGGCAGCGAAGCGACGGCGTGGCGGAGCGGCCGCGGAGGCGAGCAGCATATCGAGATCGACTTCCTCCGTCGCCGCGAGATCGGAGGACTGATCATCGACTGGGCCGAAGGAAGCTTCGCGAGCGACTATGACGTCGTTCTTTCGGTCGATGACAGCTCCCGGGACACCGTCTGGCGAACGCGCGGAGGCGACGGAGGCCGGGATTGGATCGTGTTGCCCGAAGCCGAGGCGAGCTATGTGCGTCTGGTTTTCCTGCGCGGTCCCGGAGCGGGATACGGCATCCGCGAGATCGACGTGCTGGAGCCGCAGGCGTCCGAAACGAAGAGTGCGATGTGGGAGCGGATCGCCGCGGAGTCCCCCGCCGGATCGTTTCCTAAGTATCTCTCGGGACGGCAGTCCTACTGGACGGTGATCGGCGCCGCGGGAGACCGGGGCGAGGCGCTGATCAACGAGGAGGGGACGATCGACATCGATCCGATCCGCTTCTCGCTCGATCCCTTCCTCCGCGTGAAAGGGGACAACGAGGCGCTCCTCACATGGACGGACGCGAAGACGATCACACAATCGCTTGCCGGCGGTGATCTGCCGATTCCGACGGTGGTTCGGGATCATGGCGATCTCGAGCTCTCGATCACGGCATTCGCGCGCGGAGAGGCGGGTCATTCGGTGCTGTGGGTGCGGTATCGAGTGGCCAACAGCAGCCGGACTCAAAAGGATGTGACGCTGCATCTCGCAATCCGGCCGCTTCAGGTCAACCCTTCGTGGCAGTTCCTGGCGATGCCGGGAGGAACGACGGACATCGTTTCGCTTCAGCGCAAGGGCGCGCGAATCGTTGTCAACGATACGACCAGCGTCATTGCTGTGACCCGGCTCGATTCATTTGGCGCGATGCGATTCTCGGAAGGGGAGATTGTCGATCGTCTGCACTCGAATGCGATCCCGGAAACGCCGGCCGTCGAAGATCCCCTCGCCTCAGCCTCGGGAGTGATGTCGTGGTCGTTCGCCATTCCGCCCGGCTCGGCTCGCGACGCCGTCGTCGCCGTCCCCTTTCACGAGCGCCCCGCCGGTTTTGACGGCGGGCTTTCGATGGCGAGCGCCGCCGCAGCCGCGGAGCGCGAGCTGGAAGTGGCACGGGCCGACTGGGAGAATCGTCTCGGACGGGTCGGGATTCATCTCCCGGAGGTGGCCAGTCATGTCGGCAGGGCGATCCGGAGCAATCTCGCATACATCCTGATCAACAGGGATGGCCCTTCGATTCAGCCGGGCTCCCGATCCTACGACCGGTCGTGGATTCGCGACGGCTCGCTGACTTCGGCGGCTCTTCTCCGGCTCGCGCATCCGGAAGAAGTGAAGGACTTCATCGAGTGGTATGCCCTTCATCAGCGGGACGACGGCTACGTTCCCTGCTGCGTAGGCGAGCGTGGCGCTGATCCCGTGCCGGAGAACGACAGTCACGGCCAGTTCATCTACCTCATCCGGGAGTACTACGACTTCACCGGCGACCGGGCGCTTCTCGAAAGGATGTGGCCGCACGTGCTCGGGGCCGTCGAGTACATGGACGAGCTCCGCCATCAGCGGATGACCGACGAGTATCGCGAAGAGGAGAAGCGAGCCTTTTTCGGGCTGATGCCGGAGTCGATCAGTCATGAAGGCTATTCAGCGAAACCGATGCACTCGTTCTGGGATGACTTCTTCGCGCTGAAGGGGTTCGAGGACGCGGCCCGGATCGCCGCGGCTCTCGGAGAGGAAGAGAAGAGAGAAGAGATCGCCGCGATCCGCGACGAGTTTCGCCGCGACCTCCATGCATCGATCGATCGCACGATGGCGATGCACGGAATCGACTACATCCCGGGATCGGTCGAGCTCGGAGATTTCGATGCGACCTCGACGACGATCGCGATCAATCCGGGCGACGAGCTCCGGAGGCTTCCAGAGGATGCGCTCGAGTACACGTTCGATCGCTACTGGCGGGAAATCGTCGCACGGCGTGACGGCGAGGTCGAGTGGGAGGCTTACACGCCGTACGAGTGGAGGACGGTCGGCACGTTCATCCGGACGGGGCAGCCGGAGCGCGCGAAGGCGCTCATCGACTGGTTCTTCACCCACTCGAGGCCGCCTGCGTGGAACCACTGGGCGGAGGTAGTGTTTCGCGACGAGACGACCCCGAAGTTCATCGGCGACATGCCGCACACGTGGGTCGGATCGGACTTCATCCGGTCGATCCTCGACATGTTCGCCTGGGAGCGGGACGATGCGCTCGTCATCGGAGCCGCGTTGCCGCTCGACTGGGTCACGAGCGAGAACGGAGTTGCGATCGACATGCTCAGAACCCGGTACGGCCCGCTCAGCTGGACGTTGAAGCGCGAAGGCGCGGAGATCGTCGCGGAGATCGGGGAAGGAGTGGAGATGCCGGCGGGGGGAATCGTCGTCGTGTCGCCGATCGACCGGAGCGAGACGATCGTCCGGGAAGTACCGGCGCGGGTGTCACTCGGACGACTGAACGAAGGGGTGAGACGTTGA
- a CDS encoding glycosyl transferase family 36 — MKPESGESGYGHFSGDGLEYVVTNPRTPRPWSNIISNQRVGLAVSQSGSGFTWIDNSQLAVITAWQQDFASDTSGKFLFVRDRESGEVWSLSPAPVWRDPESYRCRHGIGYTTFEAENHEIASEWTLFVHRHDPVELWLVTLRNLGSRPRRLALTSYLEWCCGVAPAPRREFHKLFLENAFDPSHRAVLGWNHMWDVPSKRYGHWNADFPYVAAFATTEAVTAAEGEKVAFLGRYGTLRDPCALRQETWEGRFGRHVDPVGAMRSAVELAPGGEMQIGFSLTMDVSPESALRSSTAWSKPASIERELNEVRKSWRSLLATHRLETGDDRFDGLINDWVRYQAISARLWGRCGYYQQSGAFGFRDQLQDSQVWLTIEPEHCREQINLHAEHQFADGSVYHWWHPLTEQGLVTTMTDDLLWLPFVTANYIRETGDYAILEDQVPFLDQRERSPLHEHVRRAFERVFLRTSERGLPHIGAGDWNDGLSAAGLQERGESVWLGHFLAGLLADWREIGRRGGHAPFAADYADRRAALVAAINEHGWDGSWYWRASLDDGSKIGSAENDRGSIFLNAQTWAILNDVAPPDRARTAWAAVCERLVTNVGALLLSPAYDEPVAPIGYITRYAPGLRENGGVYTHAATWAIAAAAKMKDAGTVGRLLEAIDPTNKDPERYWAEPYVLPGNVDGPESPLFGRAGWTWYTGSAAWLHRVVSEWVFGIRPDWNGLKVDPCLPPSWSSVRMTRPWQDSLFEIQIERGQKPQIELDGRELSGNVIEPLPRGGTHRVKVVVKSEE; from the coding sequence TTGAAACCCGAATCGGGGGAATCCGGTTATGGCCACTTTTCCGGCGACGGTCTCGAATACGTCGTCACGAATCCGCGCACGCCGCGCCCCTGGTCGAACATCATCTCGAACCAGCGCGTGGGACTCGCGGTCAGTCAGTCGGGGAGCGGCTTCACGTGGATCGACAATTCGCAACTCGCGGTCATCACGGCCTGGCAGCAGGACTTCGCCAGCGACACCTCGGGCAAGTTTCTCTTCGTTCGCGATAGGGAGTCGGGAGAGGTCTGGTCGCTCTCGCCCGCGCCGGTCTGGAGGGATCCGGAGTCATACCGGTGTCGTCACGGCATCGGGTACACGACGTTCGAAGCGGAGAATCACGAGATTGCGAGCGAGTGGACGCTGTTCGTTCATCGGCACGATCCGGTCGAGCTGTGGCTCGTCACGCTCCGGAATCTCGGGTCGAGACCTCGTCGCCTCGCGCTGACCTCGTACCTCGAGTGGTGCTGCGGGGTTGCGCCCGCGCCGCGGCGCGAATTTCACAAACTCTTCCTCGAGAACGCCTTCGATCCATCGCACCGCGCGGTCCTCGGGTGGAATCACATGTGGGACGTGCCGTCGAAACGGTACGGGCACTGGAACGCTGATTTTCCCTATGTCGCGGCGTTCGCGACGACGGAAGCGGTCACGGCCGCGGAGGGGGAAAAGGTGGCGTTTCTCGGACGGTACGGGACGCTTCGCGATCCGTGCGCTCTCCGGCAGGAAACGTGGGAGGGGCGGTTCGGACGCCACGTCGATCCGGTCGGTGCGATGCGGTCGGCGGTCGAGCTCGCACCGGGTGGTGAGATGCAGATCGGATTTTCGCTGACGATGGACGTCTCGCCGGAGTCCGCTCTCCGCTCCTCGACGGCATGGAGCAAACCGGCGTCGATCGAGCGCGAGCTGAACGAGGTCCGAAAGAGCTGGCGAAGCCTGCTTGCGACGCACCGACTGGAGACCGGTGACGATCGCTTCGACGGGCTGATCAACGACTGGGTGCGCTATCAGGCGATCTCGGCCAGGTTGTGGGGACGCTGTGGTTACTACCAGCAGAGCGGCGCGTTCGGATTCCGTGACCAGCTGCAGGACTCGCAGGTCTGGCTGACGATCGAGCCGGAGCATTGCAGGGAGCAGATCAACCTTCATGCGGAGCACCAGTTCGCCGACGGATCGGTCTATCACTGGTGGCACCCCCTCACGGAGCAGGGGCTCGTGACGACGATGACCGACGATCTGCTCTGGCTTCCGTTCGTGACTGCCAATTACATCCGGGAGACCGGGGACTACGCCATTCTCGAGGATCAGGTCCCGTTCCTCGATCAGAGGGAGCGCTCGCCGCTTCACGAGCACGTTCGCCGCGCTTTCGAACGCGTCTTTCTCCGGACGAGCGAGCGCGGACTTCCCCACATCGGGGCGGGCGACTGGAATGACGGGCTGTCGGCGGCCGGCCTCCAGGAGCGTGGAGAGTCGGTCTGGCTGGGCCATTTCCTCGCGGGGCTTCTGGCCGACTGGAGGGAGATCGGCCGGCGAGGAGGTCATGCGCCCTTCGCCGCGGACTACGCCGACCGGCGGGCCGCACTCGTCGCGGCGATCAACGAGCACGGCTGGGACGGAAGCTGGTACTGGCGCGCGAGCCTGGACGACGGGTCGAAGATCGGCAGCGCGGAAAACGACCGGGGCTCGATCTTCCTCAACGCGCAGACGTGGGCGATTCTCAACGACGTCGCCCCGCCCGATCGTGCCCGAACCGCCTGGGCCGCGGTGTGCGAGAGGCTCGTGACGAACGTCGGCGCGCTGCTTCTCAGTCCCGCTTACGACGAGCCGGTTGCTCCAATCGGATACATCACCCGCTATGCGCCGGGTCTCCGGGAGAATGGCGGGGTCTATACGCATGCCGCGACGTGGGCGATCGCGGCCGCCGCGAAGATGAAGGATGCCGGGACGGTCGGCAGACTGCTCGAAGCAATCGATCCGACCAACAAGGACCCGGAGCGTTACTGGGCGGAGCCGTACGTGCTGCCGGGCAATGTCGACGGACCGGAGTCACCGCTGTTCGGCCGGGCGGGATGGACCTGGTATACGGGATCGGCTGCGTGGCTTCATCGCGTCGTCTCCGAGTGGGTGTTCGGGATTCGTCCCGACTGGAACGGGCTGAAGGTTGATCCCTGCCTTCCTCCGTCCTGGTCGTCGGTGCGGATGACGCGACCGTGGCAGGACAGCCTCTTCGAAATTCAAATCGAGCGCGGGCAAAAGCCGCAAATCGAGCTCGACGGTCGTGAGCTTTCGGGCAACGTCATCGAGCCGCTCCCCCGGGGCGGCACGCACCGGGTGAAGGTAGTGGTGAAGAGTGAAGAGTAA